The following are encoded together in the Acetobacter vaccinii genome:
- the hpnI gene encoding bacteriohopanetetrol glucosamine biosynthesis glycosyltransferase HpnI yields MNAFALLGTASATLAVTGCVQAALGTGLLARFRRRERGSAAPAPSPLPPVSVLKPLYGSEPLLEEALESFCTQDYPHFQILFGVRDADDPAVAIVQRLQERHPNRDLQLVVNPVIHGLNRKISNVMNILPQARYELLVISDSDIHVSPDYLRHVVAALHKPGTGLVTTLYAGLPATGSLVQMLAACQINHNFLPGVILSRYLGRQDCLGATMALRRDVLDAVGGLEALLPHVADDALLGRLVRQLGMDITIADCLTWTTIAESSFGELLRHELRWGRTVCALAPAGYAASSIQLPLFWATLTVAFLHGIPWVMPFFWGLWGVRALLALGVDRTVGSRRLWPLLLLPVRDWLSAAIMVGSASGTEVHWRGETMHVAPHPAPAPQRGLSAGR; encoded by the coding sequence ATGAACGCTTTTGCGCTTCTGGGCACTGCCAGCGCCACGCTGGCAGTGACAGGCTGTGTTCAGGCTGCTCTGGGCACTGGCCTGCTGGCGCGCTTCCGCCGCCGGGAAAGGGGCTCTGCCGCCCCTGCTCCGTCCCCCCTGCCCCCAGTTAGTGTACTCAAGCCCCTTTACGGGTCCGAACCCCTGCTGGAAGAAGCGCTGGAAAGCTTCTGTACGCAGGATTATCCGCATTTTCAGATTCTGTTCGGCGTGCGCGACGCTGACGACCCTGCTGTGGCCATTGTCCAGCGGCTTCAGGAACGCCACCCCAACCGTGACCTGCAACTTGTGGTCAACCCGGTCATTCACGGGCTGAACCGCAAGATCAGCAACGTCATGAACATTCTGCCCCAGGCCAGATACGAGCTGCTGGTGATCTCGGACTCGGACATCCATGTCAGCCCGGATTACCTGCGCCATGTGGTCGCCGCCCTGCACAAGCCGGGCACGGGGCTTGTCACCACCCTGTACGCCGGTCTGCCCGCCACTGGCAGCCTGGTGCAGATGCTGGCCGCCTGCCAGATCAACCATAATTTTCTGCCCGGTGTCATTCTGTCGCGCTATCTGGGCCGACAGGACTGTCTGGGTGCCACCATGGCCCTGCGCCGGGATGTGCTGGACGCCGTGGGCGGGCTTGAGGCCCTTCTCCCCCATGTGGCGGATGATGCCCTGCTGGGCAGGCTGGTCCGCCAGTTGGGCATGGACATTACCATTGCCGACTGCCTGACATGGACCACCATTGCCGAATCGAGCTTTGGGGAACTGCTACGCCATGAGCTGCGCTGGGGCCGCACGGTCTGTGCGCTGGCCCCTGCGGGCTATGCAGCGTCCTCCATACAGCTCCCTTTGTTCTGGGCGACGCTGACTGTGGCATTCCTGCACGGCATCCCCTGGGTCATGCCGTTTTTCTGGGGTCTATGGGGCGTGCGCGCCCTGCTGGCTCTGGGGGTGGACCGCACGGTAGGGTCACGCAGGCTGTGGCCTTTACTGCTGTTGCCCGTGCGGGACTGGCTGTCCGCCGCCATCATGGTGGGCAGCGCCAGCGGCACGGAAGTACACTGGCGGGGTGAAACCATGCATGTGGCCCCACACCCCGCGCCAGCCCCCCAACGCGGGCTGTCTGCTGGCCGGTAG
- a CDS encoding ABC transporter substrate-binding protein has product MKSLSLRVVFALGLSVPLLPVAHVTTSSALAQSAPASAITAPVQQIYAALEQVQASHADFAQRSKIVATAVDQAYDLEAVLKASIGLRYNALSAEEKQKLLSVFRDFTVARYVSSFKPDSGAHFTVTPTVTDSPIGGSKIVQTHIGSADSMPGTEVSYIMTNENGAWKITDVLLGDSHISQAAAQRSDFSATLASGGVPALISVLERKVQNYSKD; this is encoded by the coding sequence ATGAAAAGTCTCTCTCTTCGTGTCGTTTTCGCTCTGGGCCTGAGCGTCCCCCTCCTTCCGGTGGCGCATGTCACCACATCCAGCGCGCTGGCACAGTCCGCCCCCGCCAGCGCCATTACCGCCCCGGTGCAGCAGATTTATGCGGCTCTGGAGCAGGTGCAGGCATCGCATGCTGATTTTGCGCAGCGCAGCAAAATTGTGGCTACCGCCGTGGACCAGGCCTACGACCTGGAAGCCGTGCTCAAAGCCTCCATCGGCCTGCGCTACAATGCCCTCAGTGCTGAGGAAAAGCAGAAGCTGCTGAGCGTGTTCCGTGACTTTACGGTGGCCCGCTATGTCTCCAGCTTCAAGCCCGATTCCGGTGCGCACTTTACTGTCACCCCGACCGTCACCGATTCCCCGATCGGTGGCAGCAAGATCGTGCAGACCCATATCGGTTCCGCCGACAGCATGCCGGGCACCGAGGTCAGCTACATCATGACCAACGAGAATGGGGCATGGAAGATCACGGATGTGCTACTGGGTGATTCCCACATCAGTCAGGCGGCTGCCCAGCGTTCCGACTTCAGCGCAACTCTGGCGTCGGGCGGCGTGCCTGCGCTGATCAGTGTTCTGGAACGCAAGGTCCAGAATTATTCCAAGGACTGA
- the dxs gene encoding 1-deoxy-D-xylulose-5-phosphate synthase — MNSSQDKGAAPAVPTYGRFPVLDRVSEPVGLRNLSVEQLKQVADELRAETIDAVSTTGGHLGASLGVIELTVALHAVFDTPDDRLIWDVGHQAYPHKILTGRRDRIRTLRQPGGLSGFTRRSESPYDPFGAAHSSTSISAGLGMAVAHHLRAEEDPSYKERNVIAVIGDGSISAGMAYEAMNNAAVAGPGAERLIVILNDNEMSIAPPVGAMSKYLSRLMSSRQFMGLRDLAGRLVKKLPAPVERTARKADEYARGMITGGTLFEELGFYYVGPVDGHDLPQLVSILRNLRDTDNGPILLHVITEKGHGYRPAETAGDKYHAVAKFNIVTGEQTKGPAGPPSYTSVFSRELVRRAATDDRITAITAAMPSGTGLDAFAKSYPDRFFDVGIAEQHAVTFAAGMASEGLRPFCAIYSTFLQRAYDQVMHDVVLQNLPVRFGIDRAGLVGADGATHAGSFDIAYLGCLPGMTIMAPSDEVELLHMTATAVEFDDGPIALRYPRGNGLGLDLPAQGQVLEIGRGRIIREMRAQSGAEKGGIAILSLGPRLAECLKAADMLTAQGLPPTVADARFAKPLDTALIENLARNHAVLITIEEGSEGGFSSLVCHHLARTGLLDSVRFRPMTLPDRFIDHNTQNAQYDEAGLSASHIVATALNALGVNTTSIGGMLAGNL; from the coding sequence ATGAACAGTTCTCAGGACAAGGGTGCAGCACCCGCGGTTCCGACGTATGGGCGTTTTCCTGTTCTGGACCGGGTGAGCGAGCCTGTTGGCCTACGGAACCTGTCTGTTGAGCAGTTGAAGCAGGTTGCGGATGAACTGCGGGCCGAGACGATTGATGCGGTTTCGACCACGGGCGGGCACCTTGGGGCCTCTCTGGGCGTGATTGAACTGACCGTAGCGCTGCACGCGGTGTTTGACACCCCCGATGACCGGCTGATCTGGGACGTGGGCCATCAGGCCTATCCGCACAAGATCCTGACCGGCCGCCGCGACCGTATCCGCACCCTGCGCCAGCCAGGCGGGCTGTCAGGCTTTACCCGCCGCTCGGAAAGCCCCTACGACCCCTTTGGCGCGGCCCATTCCTCCACCTCCATTTCCGCCGGGCTGGGCATGGCTGTGGCCCACCATCTGCGCGCCGAGGAAGACCCGTCCTACAAGGAACGCAATGTCATCGCCGTGATCGGGGATGGCTCCATCTCCGCCGGGATGGCCTATGAGGCCATGAACAACGCCGCCGTGGCCGGCCCCGGGGCCGAACGGCTGATTGTCATCCTCAACGACAACGAAATGTCCATCGCCCCCCCTGTGGGCGCCATGTCCAAATACCTGTCGCGGCTAATGTCCTCGCGCCAGTTCATGGGCCTGCGCGATCTGGCGGGCCGCCTGGTTAAAAAGCTGCCTGCCCCGGTCGAGCGCACCGCCCGCAAGGCGGACGAATACGCCCGTGGCATGATTACGGGCGGCACCCTGTTTGAAGAGCTGGGCTTTTACTACGTCGGCCCCGTGGATGGCCACGACCTGCCCCAGCTTGTGTCCATCCTGCGCAACCTGCGTGACACGGACAACGGCCCGATCCTGCTGCATGTCATTACCGAAAAAGGCCATGGCTACCGCCCGGCGGAAACGGCGGGTGACAAGTATCACGCGGTGGCCAAGTTCAACATCGTCACGGGTGAGCAGACAAAAGGCCCCGCTGGTCCGCCCAGCTATACCTCCGTCTTCTCGCGCGAGCTCGTGCGCCGGGCCGCAACGGATGACCGCATTACCGCCATTACAGCCGCCATGCCCTCGGGCACCGGGCTGGATGCCTTTGCCAAGTCCTACCCCGACCGCTTTTTCGATGTCGGCATTGCCGAGCAGCACGCCGTCACCTTTGCCGCAGGCATGGCCTCCGAAGGGCTACGGCCGTTCTGCGCCATTTACTCCACCTTCCTCCAGCGCGCCTATGACCAGGTGATGCACGATGTGGTGCTCCAAAACCTGCCGGTACGCTTTGGCATTGACCGCGCCGGTCTGGTCGGGGCCGATGGGGCCACGCATGCCGGGTCGTTCGACATTGCGTATCTGGGCTGCCTGCCGGGCATGACCATCATGGCACCGTCGGACGAGGTGGAACTGCTGCACATGACAGCCACCGCCGTCGAGTTTGATGACGGGCCGATTGCCCTGCGTTACCCACGTGGCAACGGGCTTGGTCTGGACCTGCCTGCCCAGGGGCAGGTGCTGGAGATCGGGCGTGGGCGGATCATCCGCGAGATGCGTGCCCAGAGCGGGGCTGAAAAAGGCGGCATTGCCATTCTGTCGCTCGGCCCGAGGCTGGCTGAATGCCTGAAGGCTGCGGACATGCTGACCGCACAGGGTCTGCCGCCCACCGTGGCTGACGCCCGCTTTGCCAAGCCGCTGGACACGGCCCTGATCGAAAATCTGGCCCGCAACCATGCGGTGCTGATTACCATCGAGGAAGGCTCCGAAGGCGGCTTCAGCTCCCTCGTCTGCCACCATCTGGCCCGCACGGGCCTGCTGGACAGCGTGCGCTTCCGCCCCATGACCCTGCCCGACAGGTTCATCGACCACAATACGCAGAACGCCCAGTATGACGAGGCAGGGCTCTCCGCCAGCCATATCGTCGCAACCGCTCTCAATGCTCTGGGGGTCAACACCACAAGCATCGGTGGCATGCTTGCTGGGAACTTGTAA